Genomic window (Candidatus Amarolinea dominans):
CCATCACGCACAAGGGCTAACCCCTGGTGTTGTAGCGTTTGCTGATGAGCTGCGACATGTCGGGCACATCGTCCACACCCCCGATCTCTTCGAGGGCCGCACATTTGACTCCATTGAAAAAGGCATGAGTTTTGTCAAAGAAATCGGGTTTGGCGAGGTAATGGCGCGTGGGGAGCGAGCTGTGGAAGCGCTGCCTGCGGAGTTGGTCTTTGCTGGTTTCTCTCTTGGTGTGGTCCCAGCCCAGAAGCTAGCTCAAACCCGGCCTGGAGCACGTGGGGCACTTCTGTTCTATTCCTGTATCCCGGTTTCGGAGTTTGGACAGGCTTGGCCGAAGGGGGTGCCTGTTCAGATACATGGCATGGATGCTGATCCTTACTTCGTTGGTGAGGGAGACATTGACGCAGCTCGGGCACTCGTTGAGGAAGCCGAGGATGGAGAGCTCTTTCTCTACCCAGGTGATCAACATTATTTTGCGGACAGCTCGCTTCCATCCTATGACGCCGAGGCAACCGCGCTTCTACTGAGAAGAGTTTTGAAATTTCTCTCTGCATTATAGTATAGCGAAAGTATGAAAAAGTCTCACATTCTTCACGCTGGCCTGAGTGAGAAGCAAAGCGCCTAACACAGCATGCACTGGACGCTGGGGATTCTGCGGCATTTTCAAGCATTTTCCTCGCTTCGAGTTTTTTCTGCTCCCAAACAGAATCTCAGCCCGCCCACACGCAGGTAACGCAAACCGTTAGGCGCTTGGCAATTGTTACCAAAGCTACTGAGACCCTAGAACACGTGTACTATGATCTCTGCTAGGGTATCTGGCGACACACCAACTTCAACAAATGGCAGGAGATTCTCATGAACCAAGCTAAGAGCACCACCGCGGTCGGCGAGACGGTCAAAGGATTTACGGACGAAGAGAAAGCCGCGATGAAGGAGCGCGCTAAAGAGCTGAAGGCGGAAGAGCGCGCGAACAAGGACAGGGCGGCAGGAGAAAGCGACTTGCTCGCGAAGATCGTCGAGATGCCGGAACCAGAGCGCACCATGGCCAAGCGGCTCCATGAGATCATCACAGCCAGCGCGCCTACCCTCTCGCCGAAGACCTGGTATGGGATGCCCGCGTATGTCAAGGACGGCAAGGTCGTCTGCTTCTTCCAAAGCGCGCAGAAGTTCAACACGAGGTACGCGACACTCGGCTTCAGCGACACGGCTAACCTCGACGAAGGCGCCCTGTGGCCAACCGCCTACGCGCTGAAGGAGTTGACTGCCACTGAAGAGAAAAGGATCAGCGCGCTCGTGAAGAAAGCGGTGAGCTGAGGACGGATCGCAAGTGTAAGAGACCCCGACGGTAACATCATCGGGCTTATTCAGTAGCCCGGTTCGCCGTTGTGGGCGGCCGGTCTCGTTTTGTGGGGTTGGGGCCAGGGCGGGGCTTAACATTTGCTTCCGCCTGACGCCCTGGGCGGCTCGATCAGCAACCATTTTTCGTTTTGAGCGGCGTGCGAGTCACAACCCGAAT
Coding sequences:
- a CDS encoding dienelactone hydrolase family protein gives rise to the protein MAEVVLFHHAQGLTPGVVAFADELRHVGHIVHTPDLFEGRTFDSIEKGMSFVKEIGFGEVMARGERAVEALPAELVFAGFSLGVVPAQKLAQTRPGARGALLFYSCIPVSEFGQAWPKGVPVQIHGMDADPYFVGEGDIDAARALVEEAEDGELFLYPGDQHYFADSSLPSYDAEATALLLRRVLKFLSAL
- a CDS encoding DUF1801 domain-containing protein; protein product: MKERAKELKAEERANKDRAAGESDLLAKIVEMPEPERTMAKRLHEIITASAPTLSPKTWYGMPAYVKDGKVVCFFQSAQKFNTRYATLGFSDTANLDEGALWPTAYALKELTATEEKRISALVKKAVS